The Methyloceanibacter stevinii sequence ATCATGGCGGCTTTGGTTGCCGCGTAGGTCGCTTGATAGGGCACCGGCATGAACCCTTCGACCGAAGATACGTTCAGCACGCCTCCGGCTCTGCGTGCGATCATGTCGGGCAGGAAGCGCCGCGTGAGATCCATCACCGAACGCAGATTGAGATCGATCGTCTTGAGCAGCGTGTCCCGGTCCTGATCCTGGAAATGGCCCGCGGTCATCATGGCCGCGTTGTTCACCAGCGACTCGCAATAGAGACCATTCGCTTGCAGGGCGTCTTCGACCTTGTCGCAGCCTTCCGGCGTCGCGAGGTCGCACGCAACGGAATAGGCGCCGACATTGTAGGTGGCAGCGATCTGCTGGGCGAGTTCAGCAAGGGCCGGCTCATTGCGCCCAACAAGAAGGACGGCATGGCTGTTCTTCGCGAACTCCTCTGCCAAAGCGCGACCGATTCCCCGCGTCGCCCCGGTGACGACGGCGACCGGCTTCAATGGCTGTCGCGTTTTCTTAGCCGAGTCCATGCCTGCCACTTATTGTTGCCCGCTCACTTCGCCGTTCTCCCCCGCCGATAAGTCCGCCAATCGGGCGGCAAGCAACCACCGAACGCGTCCTGGCGCAAGCGAAGGCTGCGGGCAATTGGTACAACTTCGCTTCGGAACCGGCCGGAGACATGGCATCCTCTGTCCGAACGGGCGCAGACGCCAAGATTCAAAGAGGCAAGACCGATAGGAGGCGCGGGCCGAAATGGCGGCCGAAGGCACGGCAAAGAAGCCCGATCGGGACACATTCGGCGCCATCACGCTCACCAGTCCGGACAAGGTGCTCTATCCCTCGGTTCCGCTGACCAAGCGCGATCTGGCCGAATACGATGTCCGAATCGCGGAAGCCATGCTCCCTTACGTCGCCAACCGGCCCATCAGTCTCGTGCGCTGTCCTGCGGGACTCGGTGGCCCTCGCTTCTTTCAGCGGCACGCAACGAAGGGAATGTCCGAGGCGATCAAGCAGGTGGATGTTCCCAGCGGCGAGACCGACCAGCCGTATCTCTATATCGACAATGAGGATGGCCTGTTTGCGCTGACGCAAATCGGGACGCTGGAGATTCACGATTGGGGCGTCACCGTCGAGAAGCTCGAAACGCCGGATCGGCTCGTGTTCGATCTCGACCCGGACGAGGACCTGGGGTTCGACGTTCTGAGAGAGGCTGCAAGGCACGTGCGCGATTTTCTCGCCGAGCTCGGCCTGACAAGTTTTCTCAAGGCAACGGGCGGCAAAGGCGTGCATGTCGTCGCGCCGCTGACCCCCAAGGCCGATTGGCCGGCGGTGAAGGCCTTCGCGCGCGCGGTCGCCGACGCGCTCGTGGCGGAGGTGCCGGATCGCTATACGGCGAACCCGCTCAAGCGCACCCGCACCGGCAAGATTTTCATCGACTATCTACGCAACGGCCGGGGCAGTTCGGCGATCTGCAACTACTCGCCGCGTGCCAAAGCCGGCGCGCCCGTGGCGACGCCGTTGCGCTGGGACGAGCTGGCCGGCCTCAAGAGCGGCGCGCCTTACTCGGTCAAGACGCTGCCCCGCCGCCTGTCCCAGCTGAAATCCGACCCTTGGAAGGGCTATTTCACCACACGGCAGTCGATGACAGCCCGCGCCCGCAAGGCGCTCGGACTCAATTGACGGCTGAATTCCGGCCGTTCTGAAGACCAGACCGGGGATCAGTCAGGGCCTCGCATTGAAGAATTCTTCACAAACTTGGCCCCAAAGTCGTGCGCATGTTGGGGGCTCGTATTGCGTATCCGGCCGCCGCGCTGGCAGCGGCTGTCTTTCTCAGTTCATGCGGCGGAGGCGGTATTCCGAACGACACGCGCGCGGAATGGCGCGACCGTGCCGAGGCACAATGCATGGCGTCGGGCCAAGTGCGCGCGTCTTCTTACGTGACGCAGGCCTCGTCGATCCGCGGCCGCAGCGCCTGCGGCATTTTGGCTCCGCTAAGGGTCTCGGCGGCGCTCGGCGGCCGTGTCCGCGTCACGCCGACCGCGACCATCGGCTGTCCGATGACGGCGGCGCTGGATCGCTGGCTCAACAATTCCGTACAGCGTGCCGCCATGCGCCAGTTCCGGCAGCCCGTGGTCGAGATCAAGCAGATCTCCGCCTATAGCTGCCGCGGCCGAAACAGCAAATCGACCGGCAAGCTGTCCGAGCACGCCTTCGGCAACGCTTGGACATCGCCGGATTCACGCTCGCGGACGGGCGGACCATCACGGTCGTCAAGGGCTGGTGGCGCGGCACGCGAGCCGAAAAAGCGTTCCTGCGCGAGGCTTTCGCCGGCGCCTGCCGCGAGTTCTTCACGGTTCTCGGGCCGGGCAGCGACCGCGCCCACTACAACCACTTCCACGTGGACCTGCTCATCACCAACGTATCGAAGGGTGGCGGCCACTACTGCCGGCCGCAGCCGAAGCAAGGCCTGTTCGCGGCGGCCGACGACACGTCGCCGGTCTCGACGGCGTCGGTCAAGCCGATCCCCTTCACCGGAACGACCGAGGCGGACCAGCAGATGCCGGCGTACACGCTGGGGCCTGCCCACTAGGGGGAGAAAACAGCCGACTGTGGCTCATCCGCAACTTCGCAGACGCACCATTGGGGTATGATCAGTTCGGGGAAGAATCGCACCAGGAACGCTTTAACCAAGGCGTAAGCCCTTGTTTTTCCTTGGGCTTCGTTCGATCGGAGGACGCGATGGCAGCCGAATCGTTGGTGCAAATGCTCGAGGAAATCGCCGTAGGGCTGAAATCGGGCGACGAGGAAGTCTATGGCTGGCTTCGGGATCAACTCAAAGAGTGCGGCGGCAGCGAAGTGTCCGTCGAACTGGCTATGGGTGTGATCGCCAGGCTCCTGCCGGAAGAAGCTCAAGGCAGCATAGAACTCGCCGAGCACTATAACCGCCGCTGGGCCCACTAGGGCGCTCCCGCGGAAGGCCCCCTAAGACGGGGATTTGAGCGCGCCGCTCAGGCGTTGCCACTCTACTTCTTTTCCCGGAAGACCGAATCGCAAGAGTTGCGGGTTCTCACCGAACCGGCGCACGAAGATGCCTGCCTCGCCGAGCGTTGTGAAAACCGCCTGCGCGCGCGGGCTGCTGACGAGGCAGAAGAGATCCGTGCGGCCTACCGGTGTCAGTCCGGCCGTGCGCAGCAATGTCTCCAGCCGCTCCGATGCGGCTCTCAGTGTCATTCGGGTGCCGTCTATCCAAGCCCGGTCGGCGAGCGCCGCGGCGCCAATGGACAGCGCCGGCCCGGAAGCCGGCCACGGACCGAGCCGGGCGCGAAGCCGTTCGGCCAGGGAACGGTTCGTCAGCGCAAAACTGAGACGCAAGCCAGCAAGACCGAAGAACTTGCCGAACGAGCGCAAGACGGCGATGGGGGCTTGTTCGATGCGGTCCGAGACGCTGGCGGCTTCGGGGCCGACATCCACGAAGGCCTCATCCACCACCAGAATGCCGCCGCTCGTCCTCTGCCCTTCAGCCAGGTTCAACAGGTCGTCTTTGGACGTCACGCGCCCATCGGGATTGTTGGGATTGACCACCACGGCCAGCGAGGCGCCGCCGAGGTCGGCGAGGCTCCCGACAGTCGTCACTTCATGCCCTGCCAGCGCCGCCACGCGCGCATGTTCCGCATAGGTTGGTCCCAAGATCGCAGCGGACCCTTGCGGCATGAGATCGGCGATCAGCGCCATCAGGATCTGGCTTCCCGGCGCGGCCACCACGTTTTGCGCCGACGGCGCGCCGTAGAAGGCCGCGGCCAGTTCCAGGAGATGCGCGAGCGCCGCGGGTTCGGGGAGCCGCGCAAAATCTTCTTCGCCCAGAGCCGCGATAGGATAGGGATGAGGGTTGATGCCGGTCGACAGGTCGACGATTGGCAGAGGCGCATTGGGAAACCGCGCACGCGCTGCGGCGAGATCGCCGCCGTGCAACAACGAAGCGTGGGTTTCGCCCGCGGCATTTGCGGTTTTGAGGCCATTGAGTGGGGATGGATCAGGTGACGTCATGGCAGCACCGCTAGCGCTTCTTGCGATGCTCGTCGAGCTTGCCGTCGGCTATCCGGCCTGGCTCGCAACACGCATAGGCCATCCCGTGACCTGGATGGGGCGTTTGATCGGCTGGCTGGATACGCGGCTCAACGATCCCGCGGCGGACGGCGAGGCGCGACGGCGTGCGGGCCTCATAGCGCTCGTGCTCCTGCTGCTGATTGTCGGCGCCAGCGCGTTTCTTCTCGAGATCGCACTGCCGATGCTGCCCTTCGGCCTCTTCTTCACCGCGCTCGCGGCGAGCACGCTGATCGCGCAGCGCAGTCTCTATAGTCATGTGGCGGCCGTGGCCGAGGCGCTCGAGAGCGGGGCGCTGGAGGACGCACGAAATGCCGTCTCGCAGATCGTCGGCCGCGATACGACTGAGCTCGATGAAGCTGGTATCGCGCGCGCGGCCATCGAAAGTCTCGCCGAGAATTTTTCCGACGGCGTCGTGTCGCCCGTGATTTGGCTGGGCCTTGCCGGCCTCACGGGCGGAGCGCTCTACAAGGCCGTCAACACCGCCGACAGCATGATCGGCCATCGCTCGGCGCGCTATGCGGATTTCGGACGCGCATCCGCTCTGCTCGACGATGTGGTCAATCTGCCGGGCGCGCGCCTTTCCGGGCTGTTGCTCGTCGGCGCGGCGTCCATGGCGAAGGAGGCGTCCCCAAAGGAAGCCTGGAATACGATGCGGCGCGATGCGGCCAAGCACGCCTCCCCTAATGCCGGTTACCCGGAAGCCGCCATGGCGGGGGCGCTCGGTGTGGCCTTGGGGGGCCCGCGCACCTACGCCGGATCGAGAAACGATGGCCCTTGGCTCGGCGATGGCCGGCGTACGGCCACGGCAACCGACATTCGCGCCGCGCTTCGGCTTTCGCCCGTGCCGACGGCCTGTTGATCGCACTTGTGGCGATCGCGGCCGCGCTCAGCATGATCCTCAGCGCGACAATGTAAGAAGACGGTCGATGTCGACATGGTCCTCCAAATGGGCGGCAAGGTCGTCCAGAACGGCGTCGACCTGTTCATCGTAGTGGACCTGCGAGGGGCCTGCAGCAAATCGAGCGAGCCATGCCGCGCGCTGCCGGTCGTCCGCGAAGAGCCCGTGCACGTACGTACCGTAAACTTGGCGATCGGCCGATATCGCGCCATCTTGGAACCCCGTGTCGAGACGGGCGAAGGGTCGCCCGCAATCGGGGCCCTTCGTGCGGCCCATGTGCATTTCGTAGCCCTCGAAAGGGACCCCGTCGAAGGTGTGGCCGGACGCCGGCTCGAGGCGCTTATCTCCCGAGAGCGTCGTCTCGATATCGAGGAGGCCCAAGCCTTCGGCTTCTCCCGGCGCCCCTTCGATCCCCTCCGGATCGCGCAGGACCCGCCCCAGCATCTGATAACCGCCGCAAAGCCCGAGCACCGACCCGCCCCGGCGCAGATGAGCCTCGATATCGATGTCGAACCCGGCGTCGCGAAGAACGCGCAAGTCGGACAGCGTCGCTTTCGAGCCCGGTAGGATGACAAGCTGCGCATCCCCTGGCAGCGCCTCGCCAGGCCGTATACGGACGACTTCGACGGCCGGCTCGGCGGCGAGCGGATCGAGGTCGTCGAAATTGGCGATATGGGGTAGCACCGGCACGGCTACCTTCAGCGTCGCATCCGTCTTGGCCGCCTGTTGCTGCTCGAGCGCCAGAGCGTCTTCGGCCGGCAGGGCTCTTGCGCCCGCGAAAAATGGAATGAGGCCGAGCGGCTCCCAGCCGGTCTCTCTTGCGATGCGCACCATGCCGTCCGCGAACAGAGACGGGTCGCCTCTGAACTTGTTGACGAGGAACCCGCGGATCATCGCGGCATCGTCGGGGGCGAGCACGGCCTTGGTCCCCACGAGACTGGCGATGACGCCGCCCCGGTCGATGTCGCCGATGAGAACGACCGGCACGTCAGCCTCACGCGCAAAGCCCATATTGGCGATGTCGTTTGCGCGGAGATTGACTTCGGAGGCGCTGCCCGCCCCTTCCACCAGAACGATGTCCGCCTCGTCCTTGAGAAGGGCGAAGCTATCCTGCACCGCGTCCATGAGCTCGGGCTTGAGCGCTTGGTAGTCCGCGGCCTTGGCCTTTCCGTAAACCTGGCCGCGCACGATGATCTGCGCGCCGACCTCGCTTTGCGGCTTGAGCAGAACCGGGTTCATTGTGACGCTTGGGGTCTCGCGGGCCGCGCGCGCTTGCAGCGCTTGTGCCCGCCCGATCTCACCCCCATCGAGGGTGACGGCCGCATTGTTCGACATGTTTTGCGGCTTGAAGGGCAAGACCTTCAGTCCACGGGACACGAGTGCGCGCGCCAGCCCGGCCACGATCAGGGACTTGCCCACATCGGAGCCCGTGCCCTGAAACATGAGCGCGCGGGCGGTCATCGCTAGAATTCGATGCCGGCTTGCGCCTTCACCCCGGCGGCGAAATGGTGCTTCACCAGCGTCATGTCCGTGACGAGGTCCGCGGCTTCGATCAGTGCCGGTTTGGCGTTGCGCCCCGTCACGATCACATGGAGGTCCGGGCGTCGCGCCTTCAGCGTGGCCACGACTTCGTCGAACGGCAGATAGTCGTAGCGCAGGGCGATGTTCAGCTCGTCGAGAATGACGAGGCCGAAGCTGGGGTCGTCCATCAGCTCGACCGCCTTGGCCCAAGCACGCTCCGCCGCGGCGATATCGCGTTCCAGATCCTGGGTCTCCCAGGTGAAGCCTTCGCCCATGGAATACCAGGCGACCTGATCGCCGAAACGCTCAAGCGCATCGCGCTCCGCCGTGTGCCAGGCGCCCTTGACGAACTGCACGATGCCGACGCGTTTGCCCCGGCCGATCATGCGTAAGGCAAGACCGAAAGCCGCCGTCGACTTGCCCTTGCCCGTTCCGGTGTGAACGATCAGGAGGCCCTTCTCGACGGTCTTCTCGGCAACTTCGGCATCCTGCGCCTTTTTGCGGTTCGCCATCTTGGCGCGATGGCGCTCAAGGTCTTTTTCATCGACCGACTTGGTCATGTGCTTCCTTTCACCACGAGAGGTTGCCCGGCGACCACGAAGATCACCCGGCTGGCGATGGCGGCAACGCGCTGGTTGAGACGCCCTTGCGCGTCCCGGAACGCGCGCCCCAGCGGCGTTTCCGGCACCAGCCCCAGACCCACTTCGTTCGAGACGAGCACGGTGGCGCTCTCGCGGGCGTGCAAAGCCTGCTCCAGTTCCGTCATCGCGTGTTCGATATCGTAGGGACCGTGCATGATATTGGAGAGCCACAAGGTCAAACAGTCCACCAGCACGACGGCTCCCTTGGGTGCCGCGCCTATGGCGTCGTGCAGATCGTGGGGCGCCTCGAGAGTCTGCCAACCGGCTTCACGCTGGGCCCGGTGCTCGGCGATACGCACCGCCATCTCGTCGTCATGCGCTTCGGCCGTGGCGATATAGACCCATGGGCGGGGCAGACTGGTGACGAAGCTCTCGGCGAAACGGCTCTTTCCGGAGCGGGCGCCCCCGAGGACGAAGGTGATCCCCTCGTCCTCGAGATCGGTACCTGACATTGAACCGCTATGCGCTGGGGATGATCTGCCCGAGCAGCGTCGCAAGACCGATGCCGACGACCACGGCGCCGGCCAGACGGGGCGCAATGGCCGAGACGGACGGGGAGCGCATGCGGAAGAGCATGGCGACACCGACGCTAAGCGCGCTCTGGATGATCACGAGACCGAGCAGATAGGCCACAAGCGGCGTCGACTCCGCCCCGAAGATCGACTCGCCATAGGCATAGCCATGAGCCAGGCCGGCAATGCCGAACAGCACCGTCCAGGCGGCCAGCGGAAGGGCGCGGCCACCGGCAAGCACAACGCCGGCAATTACCACGGACAGAGCCACGATCAGTTCGGCGCCGGGCATCTGGAACCCGCCGACATGGATGCCGACACCGATGGCTGATGCCCCGACGAAGAGAACGGGCAGGCCGAGATTGAGACCGCCGACGCCAACCGCAACACCCACGGCGATGAGAAAGGCGAGATGGTCAAGCCCGATCACAGGGTGAGCGAGGCCGGAAAGGAAGCCTTGGGCGAAGGTCGACGGCAAGACGCCGCCCATCGCGTGATGCGCCGAGGCCGGCGCTGCGGTGAGCACAAGCGCGGCGAGCGCCAAAAACGCGGTGCGCTGGAGTGAAGAACGGGTCATATGATCCCCCTTGCGCCCTCCACCCGAGGGCGCGGTTCAAGGTTTGCGCCGCGGCAGGTTTCCTGGCTTCGCGGGTCTGCGCATCCCCTCCACCTTCCCGGAGCGGTGGCTCCAGTGGCCTGAGGAGGGGCGCTCTCCGCTTACAGTTGCGGGGGCAGCCACGGAATTGGGTAATGACCCTCACCGTATTCCCTTCTTGTATCCGCCTCATGCGGAAACCATCGGCGCCCCGACTATAGCGACGTTCGCATGCGCCGCAACCAAGCTCGTGACGCCGTGTGGGGGTAGGGCGGCTGAGTTAGGGGGGCTATTGACGGCAGTCGCCGTCTCTTTCCTTTGACCGGCACTCGTTGTGAAGCTCTCCCGACTTTGGCCGGCCGGATGTGGTGACCTCGTCATAGTCGCTTGTCGGCCATTGCGAGCAGTTCCTGCACCAGTGCCAGGTATCGCTCCCCTTCCTCTTCCGGTAGGTGGGCATGCGGGCATCCTCCATAGGTTGTTTATGGTGGCATAATACTCGTATTACGTGCTTTTCTCAACACGGCGACCCAAGGGTGAACTAGGCAAGGGCGAGCGGGGCAAGGCCCGCATTGACAAACACACGCCCGGAGCCCTTATGTGCCTGATCGACGGTTGCTCATTTCGAGCGAACAGGGAACGCGGTATGGGGATGTCCCAAATCCGCGGCTGCCCCCGCAACTGTAAGCGGCGAGCCCACGGAACGGTTTCGATACCGGTCTTGGGCGCCCGAGCCATCGCCACTGGGGTCGACCCGGGAAGGCGGCGAAGGGAGAGACCCGCGAAGCCAGGAGACCTGCCGTCGATCTAGTCGTCAGCCGGGCGGGGTGCCTCTGCGACGGTTGGATCTTCGTCCGGCCCGAATCTGGGCCGACTTGCACCCTGTCTGCTGTGGCTTTCGCTTGAGATCGCCGAGGGATTTATCAGGGTGACAACTCCCCTAGACGCCAAGGGCACTGCCGCCAAGGCCCCGGAAGGGCCGACCGTCTATGTCTGCGTGACCTGCCGCAAGCCGGGCGAGGTCGGCGATGGACCACGCGCGGGGCTCCTGCTCGCCGAGGCCACCGCCGAGGCGCGCACGGGACGGGTGTTACGGTCCGCCAGGTCGAATGCCTTGCCAATTGCCGCCGCTCGCTCAGTGCCGCGATGCGGAAGAAAGACAGCTGGACTTATGTCTTCGGTGACTTGACCGCCCCGGACGATGCGACAGCTCTCATCGACGGCGCGATGCTTCTCGCGGAGTCCGATGACGGACTTTTGCCCTGGAGGGGCCGGCCCGAAGCCCTGAAGGGCGGCCTCGTCGCCCGTGTTCCACCCCTCGTACTCGGCCCCATTCCGGAGGATTTCGAATGAATTCTGTCGCCCGCATTCCCTGCACGATCGTGACCGGCTTTCTCGGCTCGGGAAAGACCACGCTCATCCGGCACGTGCTCGCCAACACGGGCGGGCGGCGTCTGGCCGTGATCGTCAACGAATTCGGTGACGTCGGTATTGACGGCGAGATCCTCAAAGGCTGCGGCGACGAGAACTGCAGCGAGGAGAACATCGTCGAACTGGCCAATGGCTGCCTGTGCTGCACGGTTGCAGACGAGTTCGTGCCCGCGCTCGACGAGATCCTGGCGGCCGAGCCGCCGGTCGACCACATCGTCATCGAAACTTCCGGTCTCGCGCTGCCCAAGCCCCTGGTCCAGGCCTTCCACTGGCCGGCGATCAAGAACCGCGTCACAGTGGACGGGGTCGTGGCGGTCGTTGACGGGGCGGCGCTGGCTGACGGTCAGGTCTCCGCCGACATCGAAGCGCTCTCGGCACAGCGCGCCGCCGACGATGCGCTCGATCATGACGACCCCATTGAGGAGGTCTTCGAGGATCAAATCGCCTGTGCCGATCTGATTGTCCTGAACAAGCGCGATCTGCTCGACACGGACGGGCTGCAGCGCGCTATGAAGACGGTGACCGACGCTCTCCCGCGCGGCATCGGTGTGGTGACCGTGTCGGAAGGGAAGGTCGACGCCACGGCCCTGCTTGGTCTCGGCATCGGCGCGGAGGACGACATCGAAAACCGCATGACCCACCATGACAGCGAAGAGGACCACGACCACGACGACTTCGATACGTTCGTGGTTCCGATCGCAGAGGTCGCCGATCCCGCAGACATCGCGAAGCGCATCGCCGATTTGGCCGAGGCACATGATATCTTGCGCGTGAAGGGCTTCGCCGCCGTGACGGGCAAACCGATGCGGCTGCTGATCCAGGCGGTGGGTCCGCGCGTGACCCACTATTTCGACCGCCCCTGGGACCAGGCCGAGGATCGCCAAGGCAAGGTCGTCGTGATCGGCTTGAAAGGCCTCGACCGCGAAGCGGTGGCCAGATCTTTGGCCGGGCACGAAGCCCTGGCCGGGTAACCGATAGGACCCTCGGATGCACCTCCTGCAGACAAGCAGCGCGACGCTCGACGACATCGCCGAGCCGATCGACCTGGGCCAAACGCCTGGCGACATCGCGGTCTTGTCTTTCACCGACAGCGACCTCTCGGGACTCGCGGCCGCGTATACGCACGAGCGCGAACAGGTGCCGTCCGTGCGGCTCGCGCATTTGCGCGACCTGCGCCATCCCATGTCCACCGATCTGTGGATCGAGACCGTCGCCCGGCACGCCAAGGTGATCGTGGTCCGGCTCTTGGGCGGGCTCGATTGGTGGCGCTACGGCGTCGAGAGGCTGTCCGCCCTCGCCCGCGAGCGCGGCATCGCCCTGGCCATCCTGCCGGGCGAGGACCGGGACGACCCGCGCCTGTTCGAGCAGTCGACGCTGGACGAAGCCGAGCTGCAGACTCTTCTGGCCTATTTCCGCGAGGGCGGTTCGGCGAACCTGCGCGCGCTGTTGCGGCGGCTGGCCCGTCTTGGCGGCGCCGCGATCGAAGCGCCGGCGCCGCAAACCTTTCCGCGCATGGGCGCCTACCGGCGCGGCACAGGCGTGACCGGCCTCGATTCCCAACTTACGCCGGGCCGGGAGCGGGACGCCGTCGTTCCGATTCTTTTCTATCGCGCCTCGCTGCTTGCCGCGGACACGGGGCCAATCGATGCGCTCTGCAGTGCGCTGGAAGCGCGCGGGCTCAATCCCGTCCCGCTCTTCGTCCCCAGCCTGAAAGCGCCGGATGCGATCGCCTTCGTGCGCGACGCCTTCGAACGGCTCGACCCTTCGGTGATCGTGACGACGACAGCCTTTGCCGCCGGCGATGGTGTGTTCGACGGATGCGACGCACCGGTGCTGCAAGCGATCGTCGCCAATACGCGGCGCGAGGCTTGGGCCTCCAACCCGCGCGGTCTCGGACCGTCGGACCTGTCCATGCACGTGGTGCTGCCGGAGCTCGACGGGCGCGTCCTGATCGGCACGCTCGGCTTCAAGGACAAGCGCGACAGAGACGATGCGCTCGGCTTTGAAGGTTTCGTCAGCAGGCCCGAACCCAATCGCATCGAGGCCGTCGCCGACAAGATCGCGAAGCTCGTCCGTCTCCGGCACACGCCGCGCGCGGATCGCAAGCTGGCAATCGTGCTGCCGGACTAT is a genomic window containing:
- a CDS encoding HupE/UreJ family protein; amino-acid sequence: MTRSSLQRTAFLALAALVLTAAPASAHHAMGGVLPSTFAQGFLSGLAHPVIGLDHLAFLIAVGVAVGVGGLNLGLPVLFVGASAIGVGIHVGGFQMPGAELIVALSVVIAGVVLAGGRALPLAAWTVLFGIAGLAHGYAYGESIFGAESTPLVAYLLGLVIIQSALSVGVAMLFRMRSPSVSAIAPRLAGAVVVGIGLATLLGQIIPSA
- the cobD gene encoding threonine-phosphate decarboxylase CobD yields the protein MTSPDPSPLNGLKTANAAGETHASLLHGGDLAAARARFPNAPLPIVDLSTGINPHPYPIAALGEEDFARLPEPAALAHLLELAAAFYGAPSAQNVVAAPGSQILMALIADLMPQGSAAILGPTYAEHARVAALAGHEVTTVGSLADLGGASLAVVVNPNNPDGRVTSKDDLLNLAEGQRTSGGILVVDEAFVDVGPEAASVSDRIEQAPIAVLRSFGKFFGLAGLRLSFALTNRSLAERLRARLGPWPASGPALSIGAAALADRAWIDGTRMTLRAASERLETLLRTAGLTPVGRTDLFCLVSSPRAQAVFTTLGEAGIFVRRFGENPQLLRFGLPGKEVEWQRLSGALKSPS
- the cbiB gene encoding adenosylcobinamide-phosphate synthase CbiB — translated: MAAPLALLAMLVELAVGYPAWLATRIGHPVTWMGRLIGWLDTRLNDPAADGEARRRAGLIALVLLLLIVGASAFLLEIALPMLPFGLFFTALAASTLIAQRSLYSHVAAVAEALESGALEDARNAVSQIVGRDTTELDEAGIARAAIESLAENFSDGVVSPVIWLGLAGLTGGALYKAVNTADSMIGHRSARYADFGRASALLDDVVNLPGARLSGLLLVGAASMAKEASPKEAWNTMRRDAAKHASPNAGYPEAAMAGALGVALGGPRTYAGSRNDGPWLGDGRRTATATDIRAALRLSPVPTAC
- a CDS encoding cobyric acid synthase, with amino-acid sequence MTARALMFQGTGSDVGKSLIVAGLARALVSRGLKVLPFKPQNMSNNAAVTLDGGEIGRAQALQARAARETPSVTMNPVLLKPQSEVGAQIIVRGQVYGKAKAADYQALKPELMDAVQDSFALLKDEADIVLVEGAGSASEVNLRANDIANMGFAREADVPVVLIGDIDRGGVIASLVGTKAVLAPDDAAMIRGFLVNKFRGDPSLFADGMVRIARETGWEPLGLIPFFAGARALPAEDALALEQQQAAKTDATLKVAVPVLPHIANFDDLDPLAAEPAVEVVRIRPGEALPGDAQLVILPGSKATLSDLRVLRDAGFDIDIEAHLRRGGSVLGLCGGYQMLGRVLRDPEGIEGAPGEAEGLGLLDIETTLSGDKRLEPASGHTFDGVPFEGYEMHMGRTKGPDCGRPFARLDTGFQDGAISADRQVYGTYVHGLFADDRQRAAWLARFAAGPSQVHYDEQVDAVLDDLAAHLEDHVDIDRLLTLSR
- the cobO gene encoding cob(I)yrinic acid a,c-diamide adenosyltransferase, which codes for MTKSVDEKDLERHRAKMANRKKAQDAEVAEKTVEKGLLIVHTGTGKGKSTAAFGLALRMIGRGKRVGIVQFVKGAWHTAERDALERFGDQVAWYSMGEGFTWETQDLERDIAAAERAWAKAVELMDDPSFGLVILDELNIALRYDYLPFDEVVATLKARRPDLHVIVTGRNAKPALIEAADLVTDMTLVKHHFAAGVKAQAGIEF
- the cobU gene encoding bifunctional adenosylcobinamide kinase/adenosylcobinamide-phosphate guanylyltransferase — encoded protein: MSGTDLEDEGITFVLGGARSGKSRFAESFVTSLPRPWVYIATAEAHDDEMAVRIAEHRAQREAGWQTLEAPHDLHDAIGAAPKGAVVLVDCLTLWLSNIMHGPYDIEHAMTELEQALHARESATVLVSNEVGLGLVPETPLGRAFRDAQGRLNQRVAAIASRVIFVVAGQPLVVKGST
- a CDS encoding DUF1636 family protein, whose translation is MPQAGRGRRWTTRGAPARRGHRRGAHGTGVTVRQVECLANCRRSLSAAMRKKDSWTYVFGDLTAPDDATALIDGAMLLAESDDGLLPWRGRPEALKGGLVARVPPLVLGPIPEDFE
- the ligD gene encoding non-homologous end-joining DNA ligase, producing MAAEGTAKKPDRDTFGAITLTSPDKVLYPSVPLTKRDLAEYDVRIAEAMLPYVANRPISLVRCPAGLGGPRFFQRHATKGMSEAIKQVDVPSGETDQPYLYIDNEDGLFALTQIGTLEIHDWGVTVEKLETPDRLVFDLDPDEDLGFDVLREAARHVRDFLAELGLTSFLKATGGKGVHVVAPLTPKADWPAVKAFARAVADALVAEVPDRYTANPLKRTRTGKIFIDYLRNGRGSSAICNYSPRAKAGAPVATPLRWDELAGLKSGAPYSVKTLPRRLSQLKSDPWKGYFTTRQSMTARARKALGLN
- the cobW gene encoding cobalamin biosynthesis protein CobW gives rise to the protein MNSVARIPCTIVTGFLGSGKTTLIRHVLANTGGRRLAVIVNEFGDVGIDGEILKGCGDENCSEENIVELANGCLCCTVADEFVPALDEILAAEPPVDHIVIETSGLALPKPLVQAFHWPAIKNRVTVDGVVAVVDGAALADGQVSADIEALSAQRAADDALDHDDPIEEVFEDQIACADLIVLNKRDLLDTDGLQRAMKTVTDALPRGIGVVTVSEGKVDATALLGLGIGAEDDIENRMTHHDSEEDHDHDDFDTFVVPIAEVADPADIAKRIADLAEAHDILRVKGFAAVTGKPMRLLIQAVGPRVTHYFDRPWDQAEDRQGKVVVIGLKGLDREAVARSLAGHEALAG
- a CDS encoding SDR family NAD(P)-dependent oxidoreductase encodes the protein MDSAKKTRQPLKPVAVVTGATRGIGRALAEEFAKNSHAVLLVGRNEPALAELAQQIAATYNVGAYSVACDLATPEGCDKVEDALQANGLYCESLVNNAAMMTAGHFQDQDRDTLLKTIDLNLRSVMDLTRRFLPDMIARRAGGVLNVSSVEGFMPVPYQATYAATKAAMISWSRALAYEVMGTGVRVCMVAPGVIETDIHAEGGAENSFYARYLPRMTPERLAEASYRRFKHGNWIIIEGWLNHAVVTLARFVPGYFLIPTSGWFFRVRDEKGTAAEAKPLPHPDTAPPKHDKS